A single genomic interval of Prunus dulcis chromosome 5, ALMONDv2, whole genome shotgun sequence harbors:
- the LOC117628184 gene encoding bifunctional D-cysteine desulfhydrase/1-aminocyclopropane-1-carboxylate deaminase, mitochondrial → MLCNRSFPIPPINKVTTVITQHNVHNHKRLDILRLFQSHQTRTMEAEANTNSSHMRAVGLDFLTKKAYTPPSWASHINPIPSHIFSLGHLPTPIHKWNLPNLPTNTEVWLKRDDLSGMQLSGNKVRKLEFLMADAVAKGADCIITIGGIQSNHCRATAVAAKYLNLDCYLILRTSKVRVDQDPGLTGNLLVERLVGAHVELISKEEYAKFGSGALTNILKERLLKEGRRPYVIPVGGSNSLGTWGYIEAIREIEEQLQRGTDKVKFDDIVVACGSGGTISGLGLGSWLSSLKAKVRAFSVCDDPDYFYDYAQSLLDGLEAGVDSRDIVNIQNARGLGYAMNTSEELKFVTEIAATTGVVLDPVYSGKAAYGMLKDMAENTKKWEGRKILFIHTGGLLGLFDKVEQMAPSLGNWRRMDVQESVPPSDAIGKMF, encoded by the exons atgTTGTGCAATCGCAGCTTCCCCATTCCTCCGATTAACAAAGTCACCACCGTCATCACCCAACACAACGTACACAATCACAAACGCCTCGACATTCTCAGACTGTTTCAGTCTCATCAGACTCGCACAATGGAAGCGGAGGCCAACACCAACAGTTCCCATATGAGGGCGGTGGGGTTGGACTTCCTGACAAAGAAGGCCTACACTCCTCCTTCCTGGGCATCCCATATCAACCCCATCCCTTCTCATATCTTCTCTCTCGGACAC CTTCCAACTCCAATTCACAAATGGAATCTTCCTAATTTGCCCACCAATACTGAAGTCTGGTTGAAg CGTGATGATCTTTCAGGAATGCAACTGAGTGGTAACAAAGTAAGAAAATTGGAATTCTTGATGGCGGATGCCGTAGCAAAGGGTGCTGACTGTATCATAACGATAGGGGGCATCCAAAGTAACCACTGTCGTGCAACTGCAGTGGCTGCCAAGTATCTCAATCTTGACTGTTATCTCATTCTACGTACCTCTAAG GTTCGCGTGGACCAAGATCCTGGACTGACAGGCAATCTCCTTGTTGAACGTCTAGTTGGAGCTCATGTTGAACTAATTTCAAAAGAAGAGTATGCAAAATTCGGCAGTGGG GCTCTAACTAATATTTTAAAGGAAAGACTGctaaaagaaggaagaaggccATATGTTATTCCTGTTGGTGGATCAAACTCCCTAGGAACCTG GGGGTATATTGAAGCAATTCGAGAGATTGAGGAGCAGCTTCAGAGGGGGACCGACAAAGTAAAGTTTGATGATATTGTTGTTGCTTGTGGCAG TGGGGGTACAATTTCTGGTTTGGGATTGGGCTCTTGGCTGAGTTCGTTGAAGGCAAAA GTCCGTGCCTTTTCTGTCTGTGATGACCCTGATTACTTCTACGACTATGCTCAAAGCCTACTTGATGGACTTGAGGCAGGCGTTGATTCACGTGATATTGTTAACATTCAAAAT GCCAGAGGTCTGGGCTATGCAATGAACACGTCTGAGGAGCTTAAGTTTGTCACGGAGATTGCTGCGACCACTGGGGTTGTCCTGGATCCAGTTTACAG TGGCAAAGCTGCTTATGGAATGTTGAAAGACATGGCTGAGAATACAAAGAAgtgggaaggaagaaagatcCTCTTCATACACACAGGTGGGTTACTTGGGTTGTTTGACAAGGTAGAGCAGATGGCTCCATCGTTGGGAAATTGGCGTCGGATGGATGTCCAGGAATCTGTTCCCCCGAGCGATGCTATCGGGAAAATGTTCTAG
- the LOC117627631 gene encoding glutamate decarboxylase 4-like: MVISTTSSERGGQVNSTFASRYVRNALPKFEMPETSIPKDAAYQIIKDELMLDGNPRLNLASFVTTWMEPECDQLIMASLNKNYVDMDEYPVTTELQNRCVNIIANLFNAPLGDGETAVGVGTVGSSEAMMLAGLAFKRKWQQKRKAEGKPYDKPNMVTGANVQVCWEKFARYFEVDLKEVKLSEGYYVMDPVKAVEMVDENTICVAAILGSTLTGEFEDVKLLNDLLTQKNKEKGWDTPIHVDAASGGFIAPFLYPDLEWDFRLPLVKSINVSGHKYGLVYAGVGWVVWRSKEDLPDELVFHINYLGSDQPTFTLNFSKGSSQIIAQYYQFIRLGFEGYKNVMENCMENTRFLREGLEKTGRFEIVSKDIGVPLVAFSLKDSSKHTVFEISDSLRKFGWIVPAYTMPANAEHIAVLRVVVREDFSRGLAERLISDIIKVVKETDTLPSRISTKTAHVTATVDEVVRISEGAVKPAKKSVEEIEQEITRRWKGIVDGKKRGVC; encoded by the exons atGGTGATCTCAACGACGAGCAGTGAGCGTGGAGGGCAGGTGAACTCTACGTTTGCATCGAGATATGTGCGTAACGCCCTCCCTAAGTTCGAGATGCCGGAGACGTCGATACCCAAGGACGCAGCGTATCAGATTATAAAGGATGAGCTAATGCTGGATGGGAACCCCAGGCTCAACTTGGCATCATTTGTCACGACGTGGATGGAGCCAGAGTGCGATCAGCTCATCATGGCCTCCCTCAACAAAAACTACGTCGACATGGATGAGTACCCTGTTACCACTGAACTCCAG AATCGTTGTGTGAATATAATAGCAAACCTTTTTAATGCTCCCCTTGGAGACGGCGAAACTGCTGTTGGAGTGGGAACTGTTGGTTCTTCAGAGGCAATGATGTTGGCAGGCCTAGCTTTTAAACGAAAGTGGcagcaaaagagaaaagcaGAGGGCAAGCCTTACGATAAGCCCAACATGGTCACCGGAGCCAATGTGCAG GTATGCTGGGAAAAGTTTGCGAGGTATTTTGAGGTTGATCTCAAGGAGGTGAAGCTGTCAGAGGGATACTATGTAATGGACCCTGTGAAAGCAGTTGAGATGGTGGATGAGAACACTATCTGTGTTGCAGCTATTCTAGGATCAACTCTGACGGGAGAATTTGAAGATGTGAAGCTCCTCAATGATCTCCTTACtcaaaagaacaaagagaagGGCTGGGATACTCCCATTCATGTCGACGCTGCGAGCGGAGGCTTTATAGCTCCATTTCTTTATCCTGATCTTGAGTGGGATTTCCGTTTGCCCCTAGTCAAGAGTATCAATGTAAGTGGCCACAAGTATGGCCTTGTATATGCTGGTGTTGGCTGGGTTGTATGGAGGAGCAAAGAGGACTTGCCGGACGAGCTTGTCTTTCACATCAATTACCTTGGATCTGACCAGCCCACTTTCACCCTTAACTTTTCTAaag GTTCTAGCCAAATAATTGCTCAGTATTATCAGTTTATTCGACTGGGTTTTGAG GGTTACAAAAATGTCATGGAAAACTGCATGGAGAACACAAGATTTCTGAGAGAAGGATTAGAGAAAACAGGGCGGTTTGAAATTGTCTCCAAAGACATAGGAGTGCCCCTTGTGGCATTTTCTCTAAAAGACAGCAGCAAGCACACCGTGTTCGAGATATCTGATAGTTTGAGAAAGTTTGGGTGGATAGTTCCAGCCTATACGATGCCAGCCAATGCTGAGCATATTGCTGTTCTGCGAGTGGTTGTTAGGGAGGATTTTAGCCGGGGCTTGGCTGAGAGGCTTATCTCGGACATTATCAAAGTTGTGAAGGAAACAGACACACTCCCAAGCCGTATCTCTACGAAAACCGCCCATGTCACAGCTACTGTTGATGAAGTGGTTCGTATCAGTGAGGGGGCGGTGAAGCCTGCTAAGAAGAGTGTAGAAGAGATCGAACAAGAGATTACAAGGCGTTGGAAGGGGATTGTGGATGGCAAGAAAAGAGGCGTATGCTAA
- the LOC117627630 gene encoding pentatricopeptide repeat-containing protein At1g73400, mitochondrial: MLNQYLKTSIASMRGLYFINLFSFKNHSLSLCCSNANILGYVRSPIESISHVRTYLLSASSSYHLVPFLGTPCLNLVKLSQPLNALAAFRVSVRHFCSEIVTVDQSFDCDGRSGIEDESLESDVDKFCEAIMDNSNAYCNMEKALDQVGLPLTTSLVVGVLQRLRFEEKLAFRFFMWAGRRENYVHESLAYNDMIDILSCTRYKVKQFRIVCDLLDYMKRHNKSKVPVEVLLTILKQYTEKHLTYLQKFAKKKRIRVKTQPEINALNLLLDALCKCSLVQDAQDMLQRVKKKVKPDANTYNILFFGWCRVRNPTRGMKLLEEMIQVGHAPDNFTYTTAIDAFCKAGMVSEAAELFEFMRTQGSTISSPTAKTYAIMIVALVQNDRMEECFKLLGHMINSGCLPDVSTYKELLEGMCLAGKVEEAYKFLQEMGNKGYPPDIVTFNCFLKVLCDNKNSEEALKLYGKMIDIGCMPSVQTYNMLISMYFEMGDPDGAFETWHEMDNRGCAQDTDTYCMMIEGLFGCNKVEDACCLLEDVVNKGMKLPYSKFDSFLMQLSVIGDLQSIHRLSGHMRQFYNPSMARRVALNQKRRSMSLRGS, encoded by the coding sequence ATGCTGAACCAGTATCTCAAAACTTCAATTGCTTCGATGCGAGGCCtatatttcatcaatttattcTCTTTCAAGAATCATTCCTTATCCCTCTGCTGCTCTAATGCTAATATCCTTGGATATGTGAGATCCCCGATTGAATCCATATCTCATGTTCGAACTTATTTGCTCTCTGCATCTTCGTCTTATCACCTGGTGCCATTTCTAGGGACCCCTTGTTTGAATTTGGTCAAATTATCGCAGCCCCTGAATGCGCTCGCTGCGTTTAGGGTCTCTGTGCGTCATTTTTGTTCGGAGATTGTTACAGTGGATCAAAGTTTTGACTGTGATGGGAGGAGTGGTATTGAGGACGAGTCATTAGAAAGTGATGTGGATAAGTTTTGCGAGGCCATTATGGATAACTCTAACGCATATTGTAATATGGAGAAAGCTCTTGATCAAGTTGGTCTACCATTGACCACTTCGTTGGTTGTTGGGGTGCTTCAGAGGCTTCGTTTTGAGGAGAAACTAGCATTTAGGTTCTTTATGTGGGCTGGCCGCCGAGAAAATTATGTTCATGAATCTCTGGCGTACAATGATATGATTGACATATTATCTTGCACGAGGTATAAGGTGAAGCAGTTTCGAATTGTTTGTGACTTACTGGATTATATGAAGAGGCACAACAAGAGTAAGGTTCCTGTTGAGGTTCTCTTAACAATTTTGAAGCAATACACGGAAAAGCATCTCACCTATCTACAGAAATTtgcaaagaagaagaggataCGGGTGAAGACGCAGCCGGAAATCAATGCTTTGAACCTGCTATTGGATGCCCTGTGTAAGTGCAGTCTGGTTCAAGATGCTCAAGACATGTTACAGAGGGTGAAGAAAAAGGTTAAGCCTGATGCTAATACGTacaacattttgttttttggttggtgTAGAGTTAGGAACCCTACTAGAGGAATGAAGCTACTGGAAGAGATGATCCAAGTGGGTCATGCACCTGATAATTTCACATACACTACTGCCATTGATGCCTTTTGCAAAGCAGGGATGGTGTCTGAGGCAGCTGAACTTTTTGAATTCATGCGAACCCAAGGTTCTACGATTTCTTCTCCCACTGCAAAAACTTATGCAATTATGATTGTGGCTCTTGTGCAGAATGATAGAATGGAGGAGTGCTTCAAACTTCTCGGACATATGATAAACAGTGGTTGCCTTCCTGATGTTTCTACATACAAGGAATTACTTGAAGGAATGTGTTTGGCTGGAAAGGTTGAGGAGGCTTACAAATTTTTGCAAGAGATGGGAAACAAAGGTTACCCTCCTGACATCGTTACTTTTAACTGTTTTCTCAAGGTTCTTTGTGACAACAAAAATAGTGAGGAAGCACTTAAGCTTTATGGAAAAATGATAGACATAGGTTGTATGCCTAGTGTGCAGACTTATAATATGCTGATTTCAATGTATTTTGAGATGGGTGATCCTGATGGGGCATTTGAGACTTGGCATGAGATGGATAATAGGGGCTGTGCACAGGATACTGATACTTACTGCATGATGATTGAAGGGCTTTTTGGTTGCAATAAAGTGGAAGATGCGTGCTGCCTATTGGAAGACGTCGTAAACAAGGGAATGAAGTTGCCATATAGCAAGTTTGACTCGTTTCTGATGCAGCTTTCAGTGATTGGTGATCTCCAATCCATCCACAGGCTTTCAGGTCATATGAGACAGTTCTACAATCCTTCTATGGCAAGACGTGTTGCGTTGAACCAGAAGCGGAGGAGCATGAGTTTGAGAGGGAGCTAA
- the LOC117627632 gene encoding uncharacterized protein LOC117627632, translated as MPMVLQSTIPFPDSVEMGKNHLCISVLQSYGIKIVSLHKPCSAQVLGTDSLGGDIQSCKLCGHSENIANMLLCDRCEEAFHVSCCKPRVVFPIDEWFCPSCLKMSQNNSFIKSPSIGSGIASCKFELGPIAVMLKYPEPYTSKVRLGEAFQAQVPEWCDQINAAPLSDVQTEDPDCSSHSDCADPPMRSSGTGIACRKRKQEFSS; from the exons ATGCCAATGGTGCTTCAGAGCACTATCCCATTCCCGGATTCAGTTGAAATGGGTAAAAACCACCTTTGCATTTCTGTACTTCAAAGTTATGGGATCAAAATTGTTTCCCTTCACAAACCTTGTTCAGCTCAAGTTTTGGGAACTGATAGTCTTGGTGGAGATATCCAGTCGTGTAAGCTGTGTGGTCATTCAGAAAATATAGCCAATATGCTACTTTGCGATCGTTGCGAAGAGGCTTTTCATGTATCTTGCTGCAAACCCAGGGTGGTTTTTCCAATTGACGAGTGGTTTTGTCCTTCTTGTTTGAAAATGTCACAGAATAATTCTTTCATTAAATCACCTAGCATTGGTTCGGGGATTGCCTCGTGTAAATTTGAATTGGGTCCAATTGCAGTCATGCTAAAGTACCCAGAGCCATATACGTCTAAGGTTCGGCTCGGTGAAGCATTTCAAGCTCAAGTTCCTGAATGGTGTGATCAAATTAATGC GGCTCCATTGTCTGATGTCCAAACTGAAGACCCGGATTGTTCTTCTCATTCCGATTGTGCTGATCCTCCG ATGAGATCATCCGGCACTGGCATTGCCTgtagaaagagaaaacaagaGTTCTCATCATGA